The sequence below is a genomic window from Nakamurella deserti.
GATGACGCCGGCGAGGTGGGCGGCGTCGCGGGCGATGCCCGCGAACCGGCCGGATCCCCAGGTGTGCAGCCAGGGCAGCCCCAGGAAGTACAGGCCGGGCACCGCGGTGACGCCGCGGTGGTGGCGTGGATGTCCGGATCCGTCGAAGGCCGGCAGGTTGACCCACCGGTAGTCGGCCCGGTAGCCCATCGACCAGATGACCGAGGTGATTCCGGCCGCGGCGAGATCGAGCGATCCGGGTTCGATCTTCGGTGCCCAGACCGGGGTGTAGCGGGGCTCGGTGGGGGCGTTGATGCCGTTCCGGGCGATCCAGGCGTCGATCGCGTCCTTGATGCCCTCCATCACCGCATCCGCCCGGTCCAGGCTCGCGCCCAGGGTGGGCGCGAAGGTCGCAGTGCCGTCCCGGATGTCGGTCATCCGACCGTAGAGGGCGACACCGCGGGTGGCGAAGTCGCGCAGATCGATGTCCCGGCCGCCGTCGCGTCCGGTGACATAGTGGTTGGTCTTGTCCCGCTGGGCGAGACCCTCGGGGTGGTCCTCGACCGGTCGGTCGTAGTGACCCATGTCGTGCAGCCAGGCGACGCAGTCCCGACCGCGGTAGAACCGCGCCACCCGCGGAGCGCTCCCGACCGCCAGATGGACCTGCCGGCCTTCCAGCATCAGGTCCTCGGCGATCTGGGCACCTGACTGGCCGGTGCCGACGACGAGGACCGCGCCGGCGGGCAGCAGGCCGGCGTTGCGGTACCGGCTGGAGTGCAGTTGGTGGAGGCTCGGGTCCAGCCGCTCGGCGATCCGCGGTACGACGGCTTCGTGGTAGCCGCCGGTGGCGATCACCACCCGTTCACAGGTCAGCGGCCCGTCGGAGGTGCTGAGCAGGAAGCCGCCGCCGGGCCGCTCGGCGAGGCTCGTCACCGCGACGTGCTCGCGGACCGGCGGGGCGAAGCCCTCGGCGTACCGGAGCAGGAACGTGTGTACGTCGTCGCGCACCATGAACCCGTCGGGGTCGGGACCGTCGTAGGCGTGACCCGGGAGCCGACACTGCCAGTTGGGGGTGACCAGCGTGAAGTTGTCCCACCGGCCGGAGCGCCATTCGTGGCCGATGGTCTCCCGCTCGAGAACCACGTGGTCCACGCCGTCCTGCGTGAGGTGCCAGCTGATCGACAGTCCCGCCTGGCCGCCGCCGATGACGACGACGTCGGTGTGCTCGACCGTTCCGGTCACCGGGTCACCGCCGGCAGCGCAGGCTTCATCGCCACGACCGTCACCATCGCACTCGCGTCGGCGAAGTGCGCCGCGCGGCGTTCGATGTCGTCGAGGGTCGCCATCGCCGAGGTGCAGGCGAAGCCGTACCTCGACCGGACACGCTCGGACGCCTCGTGCAGGGCCGCCCGTGAGCGGGCGACGAAGTCGGCCACGGCGTAGTCGGTTCCCGCGGTCAGGTGGTCGTGCATCACCAGCGACGGGGAATAGCAGTCCTGCAGCCGGCCGTCAGGCCACCGGACCTGCACGTTCATCTCAGGCATGGGCCAACTCCGGGGTCGGGTAGGCGTCGGGGCGGCGGTCGCGCAGGTGGAACATCGCCCGCCGCGCGGTGTCCAGTTCGGCGGCGAGGTCCAGCGTCGCGACGGCGAGACCGGCCTCGACGCCGGTGTCGGCGCGGATGTCGCCGCCCGGACCGACGATCTTGGCGCCGGCGACGAAGCGCAGGGACCCGAAGTGGCCGGCCTGGTTCGCCGACGCCCACACCACCTGGTTCTCCAGCGCCCTGGCCGCGTCGAACAGGTCGAACCGCTTCTTCCAGCGGTCCTCGGCGAGATCGGTCGCACCCGCCGTCCGGGCGGCGGGCCACGCCGACATGCAGGCGATGACCTCGGCGCCGTCCAGGGCCAGCGCCCGGGCGGCCTCCGGAAAAGCCTTGT
It includes:
- a CDS encoding MSMEG_0569 family flavin-dependent oxidoreductase, with translation MTGTVEHTDVVVIGGGQAGLSISWHLTQDGVDHVVLERETIGHEWRSGRWDNFTLVTPNWQCRLPGHAYDGPDPDGFMVRDDVHTFLLRYAEGFAPPVREHVAVTSLAERPGGGFLLSTSDGPLTCERVVIATGGYHEAVVPRIAERLDPSLHQLHSSRYRNAGLLPAGAVLVVGTGQSGAQIAEDLMLEGRQVHLAVGSAPRVARFYRGRDCVAWLHDMGHYDRPVEDHPEGLAQRDKTNHYVTGRDGGRDIDLRDFATRGVALYGRMTDIRDGTATFAPTLGASLDRADAVMEGIKDAIDAWIARNGINAPTEPRYTPVWAPKIEPGSLDLAAAGITSVIWSMGYRADYRWVNLPAFDGSGHPRHHRGVTAVPGLYFLGLPWLHTWGSGRFAGIARDAAHLAGVIRHRRAPASPQPLVGVA
- a CDS encoding MSMEG_0570 family nitrogen starvation response protein produces the protein MPEMNVQVRWPDGRLQDCYSPSLVMHDHLTAGTDYAVADFVARSRAALHEASERVRSRYGFACTSAMATLDDIERRAAHFADASAMVTVVAMKPALPAVTR